The following are from one region of the Anaeropeptidivorans aminofermentans genome:
- a CDS encoding DJ-1 family glyoxalase III encodes MEEKKAYIFLADGFEEIEALSVVDILRRGGVKVTTISLNTSDMVKGAHDIIVKADATFNHLKEDSDVHMIIFPGGPGVENFHANPSLIKFTKKCYADKILIGAICAAPTFIASLGILDGCKAVCYPGMEHLMNNVTIGDENVVECRNIITSKCPATAPYFALKLLERLRGKEVSDKVKDQMHFELLS; translated from the coding sequence ATGGAAGAAAAGAAAGCTTATATTTTTCTTGCAGATGGATTTGAGGAAATAGAGGCGCTTTCCGTTGTGGATATTCTAAGGAGAGGCGGCGTAAAGGTAACTACTATTTCCCTTAACACATCGGATATGGTAAAAGGCGCCCACGATATCATCGTTAAAGCAGACGCTACCTTTAATCATCTTAAAGAAGATTCCGACGTGCATATGATCATTTTCCCGGGAGGACCTGGGGTTGAAAATTTTCATGCCAATCCTTCTTTAATTAAGTTTACAAAAAAGTGCTATGCTGATAAAATATTGATCGGCGCAATTTGTGCGGCCCCTACCTTTATTGCTTCATTGGGTATTCTTGACGGCTGCAAGGCAGTATGTTACCCGGGCATGGAGCATCTTATGAATAATGTTACTATAGGCGATGAAAACGTAGTAGAATGCAGAAATATCATAACTTCTAAATGCCCTGCCACGGCGCCTTATTTTGCACTAAAGCTTCTTGAAAGACTTAGAGGAAAAGAAGTTTCCGACAAGGTAAAAGACCAGATGCATTTTGAGCTTTTATCATAA
- a CDS encoding YlmC/YmxH family sporulation protein, translating into MSVVRTCDMKQKEVINVCDGSRLGYICDMEIDTKSGKVVSIIIPGPGRVFCMFGSDKEYKIKWSDILQIGEDLILVDVDPKEALVDC; encoded by the coding sequence ATGTCAGTTGTGCGTACTTGTGATATGAAACAAAAGGAAGTAATCAATGTCTGCGACGGAAGCCGTCTCGGATATATTTGCGATATGGAAATAGATACGAAAAGCGGCAAAGTTGTGTCCATTATAATTCCAGGACCGGGCCGTGTATTTTGCATGTTCGGAAGCGACAAGGAATATAAAATAAAATGGAGTGACATTTTACAGATAGGAGAAGACCTTATTCTTGTAGACGTCGACCCTAAGGAAGCCCTTGTGGACTGCTGA
- the nrdR gene encoding transcriptional regulator NrdR, producing MKCPFCGSIDSKVVDSRAMEDGKAIRRRRQCESCGERFTTYERIDIIPVAVIKRNGERESFDRSKLLNGIIKSCNKRPISMEEMEKIADYVEGSVLNSLNKEIESNKIGEMVMDKLKEVDEVAYVRFASVYKKFKDIDTFMEELSKLLREKNN from the coding sequence ATGAAATGTCCCTTTTGCGGCTCTATAGACTCGAAGGTTGTGGACTCCAGAGCCATGGAAGACGGCAAGGCCATAAGAAGAAGAAGGCAGTGTGAAAGCTGCGGCGAGAGGTTTACGACCTATGAAAGAATTGATATTATCCCTGTTGCTGTCATCAAAAGAAACGGAGAAAGAGAATCCTTTGATAGAAGTAAGCTTTTAAACGGTATCATAAAATCCTGCAATAAACGCCCAATTTCCATGGAGGAAATGGAAAAGATAGCCGATTATGTAGAGGGCTCCGTTCTTAATTCTTTAAATAAGGAGATCGAGAGCAACAAAATCGGCGAAATGGTGATGGACAAGCTTAAAGAGGTGGACGAGGTTGCATATGTCCGCTTTGCTTCTGTATATAAGAAATTTAAGGATATTGATACCTTTATGGAGGAGCTTTCAAAGCTCTTAAGAGAAAAAAATAATTAA
- the pyrB gene encoding aspartate carbamoyltransferase encodes MKHLVDIKQLSKEEIKELISVSQSIIKKPENYYEKCKHKKLATLFYEPSTRTRLSFEAAMLELGGSIIGFSTADSSSATKGESVADTIRMVSGYADICAIRHPKEGSALVASQFSKIPVINAGDGGHQHPTQTLTDLFTIHTYKNSLENLTVGLCGDLKFGRTVHSLIESMCGYKNNRFILVSPEELKIPDYLREILVKNNVDFIETTDFEKSISQMDIIYMTRVQRERFFNEEDYIRLKDRYILDKEKLSLAKKDLSILHPLPRVNEISVDVDNDARALYFEQARLGKYIRMALIMKLLEV; translated from the coding sequence ATGAAGCATTTAGTAGACATTAAGCAGCTTAGTAAAGAGGAAATAAAAGAGCTTATTTCCGTTTCCCAAAGCATAATAAAAAAACCTGAAAATTATTATGAAAAATGCAAGCATAAAAAACTTGCTACATTGTTTTACGAGCCAAGTACGAGAACGAGATTAAGCTTTGAAGCGGCAATGCTTGAGCTTGGCGGCTCCATTATAGGATTTTCTACGGCAGATTCAAGCTCGGCGACAAAAGGGGAGTCTGTTGCAGATACCATACGGATGGTCAGTGGCTATGCAGACATCTGTGCTATTCGCCATCCTAAAGAAGGATCGGCTCTTGTTGCATCCCAATTCTCAAAAATTCCTGTTATCAATGCGGGAGACGGCGGTCACCAGCACCCGACTCAAACCCTTACGGATCTTTTTACTATTCATACTTATAAAAATTCTCTTGAAAACTTAACCGTCGGTCTTTGCGGAGACCTTAAATTTGGAAGAACGGTCCATTCTCTGATTGAGTCCATGTGCGGCTATAAAAATAACCGTTTTATCCTTGTTTCTCCGGAGGAGCTTAAAATTCCAGATTATTTAAGAGAAATTCTCGTAAAAAACAATGTAGATTTTATTGAAACCACCGATTTTGAAAAAAGTATTTCGCAAATGGATATTATATATATGACAAGAGTGCAGAGAGAAAGATTCTTTAACGAAGAAGACTATATACGCCTTAAAGACAGATATATCCTCGATAAAGAAAAGCTTAGTTTAGCAAAAAAAGACTTATCCATACTGCACCCCTTGCCAAGGGTAAATGAAATATCTGTAGATGTGGATAATGATGCAAGAGCACTGTATTTTGAGCAGGCAAGGCTCGGAAAATATATCAGAATGGCTCTCATAATGAAGCTTTTGGAGGTATAA
- a CDS encoding aspartate carbamoyltransferase regulatory subunit codes for MISVDSISKGLVIDHIKAGKSMDIYRYLNLEELDCAVAIIRNVKSTKYGKKDIIKIEGIIDINFDVLGYIDPNITVNTIENESISKKVSLKLPEKITNVIKCKNPRCITSTEPSIDQVFYLSNEEQKIYRCMYCQAEDD; via the coding sequence ATGATAAGCGTAGACTCAATTTCAAAAGGACTTGTAATAGACCATATAAAAGCAGGCAAAAGCATGGATATATACCGCTATCTTAACCTTGAAGAGCTTGACTGTGCTGTTGCCATCATTAGAAATGTAAAAAGCACTAAATACGGCAAAAAGGATATTATTAAAATCGAAGGAATCATCGATATTAATTTTGATGTTCTCGGGTACATAGACCCTAATATAACAGTAAATACAATAGAAAATGAAAGCATTTCAAAAAAGGTGTCATTAAAGCTTCCCGAAAAAATCACCAACGTTATAAAATGTAAAAATCCCAGATGCATCACCTCCACAGAGCCTTCTATCGATCAAGTTTTTTACCTTTCCAATGAAGAGCAAAAAATATACAGATGTATGTACTGCCAGGCGGAAGATGACTAA
- a CDS encoding GNAT family N-acetyltransferase, whose product MIILKEITRDNFDEVINLSVSDQQKNYIASNMYSLAQAKAQPECVPLAIYNDSNLVGFLMYCMDFDDKEYWIYRVMIDKKHQKMGYGRKAMECLLETLMKDTAHDKVYISFEPENLVAKKLYDELGFVADGRIVEGEIVYCLQYRNANIE is encoded by the coding sequence ATGATAATATTAAAAGAAATTACAAGAGATAATTTTGACGAGGTTATAAATCTTTCGGTTTCAGACCAACAAAAAAACTATATTGCCAGCAATATGTATTCTTTGGCTCAGGCAAAAGCGCAGCCGGAATGTGTTCCGCTGGCTATTTATAATGACAGTAATTTAGTAGGCTTTTTGATGTACTGCATGGATTTTGACGATAAAGAATATTGGATATACCGCGTAATGATCGATAAAAAGCATCAAAAGATGGGCTATGGCCGTAAAGCTATGGAATGCCTATTGGAAACATTAATGAAAGATACAGCCCATGATAAAGTTTATATAAGCTTTGAACCGGAAAATTTAGTAGCAAAGAAATTATATGATGAACTTGGATTTGTTGCCGACGGCAGAATTGTTGAGGGTGAAATTGTGTACTGTTTACAGTACAGAAATGCAAATATAGAATAA
- a CDS encoding CDP-alcohol phosphatidyltransferase family protein, whose amino-acid sequence MEFIEPHNLLKGEFHIKQIPNSISFIRILLSIALIFLFRHTGLFIAGYFLCGISDIADGYLARRYKWETRFGEQLDSLSDTTFYGAVLYLLVNYTDLIKIQWAIIGIAVVMILRVINIIITKVKFKTWGMMHTWGNKAAGILLYLYILFALICNRILLIPGFIFCFIAFASALEEMIILLTSNHYNANEKSLFIK is encoded by the coding sequence TTGGAATTTATCGAACCCCATAATTTATTGAAAGGGGAGTTTCACATAAAACAGATACCCAATAGTATTTCTTTTATCCGAATATTACTTTCCATTGCTTTAATATTTCTGTTTCGTCACACAGGTTTATTCATAGCAGGATATTTTCTCTGCGGTATTAGTGACATTGCAGACGGATATTTAGCCCGCCGTTATAAATGGGAGACAAGATTTGGCGAGCAGCTGGATAGCTTAAGCGATACCACCTTCTACGGTGCCGTTTTATATCTGTTAGTAAATTACACCGACCTGATTAAGATACAATGGGCAATCATCGGGATAGCTGTTGTTATGATTTTAAGAGTAATCAATATTATAATTACAAAAGTAAAATTTAAAACATGGGGAATGATGCATACTTGGGGGAACAAGGCTGCCGGCATTCTTTTATATTTATATATACTGTTTGCTCTTATCTGCAATAGGATTTTATTGATTCCCGGATTTATATTCTGTTTTATCGCTTTTGCCTCCGCTTTGGAAGAAATGATTATTCTTTTGACATCTAATCATTATAATGCGAATGAAAAGAGCCTTTTTATAAAATAA
- the tnpA gene encoding IS200/IS605 family transposase has protein sequence MANKANSLAHTKWMCKYHIVFTPKYRRKIIYNQYKESVRDILKQLCRYKGVEIIEGHLMRDHVHMLVSIPPKLSVSQFMGYLKGKSALIIFDQHANLKYKFGNRHFWAEGYYVSTVGLNEATIKKYIQEQENYDIAMDKLSVKEYEDPFKG, from the coding sequence ATGGCCAACAAGGCAAATAGTTTAGCCCACACCAAGTGGATGTGTAAGTACCACATAGTGTTCACTCCTAAGTATAGGAGAAAAATTATTTATAATCAATACAAAGAAAGTGTCAGAGATATTTTAAAACAACTTTGCAGATACAAAGGAGTAGAGATTATCGAAGGGCATCTCATGCGCGACCATGTACACATGCTGGTCAGCATACCACCGAAGCTGAGTGTTTCTCAGTTTATGGGATATTTAAAAGGGAAAAGTGCACTCATAATTTTTGACCAGCACGCAAACTTAAAGTATAAGTTCGGGAATAGACACTTTTGGGCAGAAGGTTATTACGTGAGCACAGTAGGACTGAATGAGGCAACCATAAAGAAATACATTCAGGAACAAGAAAACTATGATATAGCGATGGATAAACTGAGTGTGAAAGAGTATGAGGACCCCTTCAAGGGGTAG